The region GGCTGATCCACTACCTTCGGTGAGCATCTTTGCACAGGCTGTCCAGAGGTTGGGGTACGCGGTGAGCGATCTTGATGGGGAATGGGCCGTACAGAGCAACCGGCGTCCGGTGGGGATCGTCGGCGCGGGACCGGCCGGACTGACCTTGGGGAACCTGCTCCAGCAGGCCGGGATCCCCTGCGTGGTGCTGGAGCGGGGCACCCGCGAGCACGTCGAGACGCGCCCCCGCGCGGGAGTCATCGAGCACCGGGCCGTCCGGATGCTGGACGACCACGGCCTGGCCGACCGGCTGCTGGCCGAGGCCGACCGGCACGGGGCGTGCGAGTTCCGGGTCAACGGGCGGGCCTACGAGGTGGACTACTCGTCGCTCTACGACGGGCAGACGCACTACGTCTACCCCCAGCAGGAGGTCGTCAAGGACCTGGTGGGCGCGTACGTGGCGGGCGGCGGTGACGTCCGGTTCAGCGTCACCGACGTCGAGCTGCACGACATCGAGAGCGGCGAGCCGTCGCTGACCTGGACCTCCGCCGACGGCCGCGCGGAGCGGCTGGACTGCTCGTTCATCGCCGGCGCCGACGGCTTCCACGGGGTGACCCGGCGCAGCATCCCCGCCGGGGCCATCCAGGAGTTCTCCCACCAGCACGGGATCGAGTGGCTGTCGATCCTGGCCGAGGCGCCGCCGTCGACGCACAAGGTGATCTACGCGCTGCACCCGGACGGTTTCGCCGGGCACATGCTGCGCAGCGCGACGGTGTCGCGCTACTACCTCCAGGTGCCGGTGGACGACACGGTGGACAACTGGTCCGACGAGCGGGTCTGGACCGAGTTGCACAAGCGGTTCGCGCTGCACGACTCGGACTGGTCGTTGACCGAGGGCCGGATCATCGAGAAGCGCATCCTGGACATGCGCAGCCATGTGGTCGAACCGATGAACCACGGCAACCTGTACCTTCTCGGCGACGCGGCCCACATCATCACGCCGGTGGGCGCAAAGGGAATGAACCTCGCTTTGCACGACGCCGAGGTGCTGGCCGCCGCCCTCACCGCTTTCCACCGATCGGGTGACGAGACTGGACTGAACGAGTACTCGGACACCTGCCTGCGCCGGGTGTGGCGTGCCCAGGAGTTCTCGCAGTGGATGGTCTTCATGATCCACCGCTCGCCGGAGCCGTTCCTGAGCCGATTGGGCCAGGCGCGACTCGAACACCTCATCGGGTCCGGGTCGTCCGCCGGGTATTTCGCCCAAAACTACGTCGGCCCCTGAAGAGGGTCCCGCACCCCACCGCGACAACCGCCGGGGGCGGGCGATTCCGGCGAAAGAATCGTCCGCCCCCGGCGGTGGCAGCACAATTCAGGACGACGCGGCGCGGTCCTCCGCCTCGGCGCGGGAAACCTCGGCGCGCTCGGCCTCCGCCCATTTCGCCGCGGACTGCTCGTCGGCCTTGCGGCGGGCGCGCACCTCACCCGAACCCTTGCCGACGTTCAACAACCGCGCCACCTCCGCGCGCAACCCCACGAACGCGTCGGACTCGCGCGTGGTGATCTGGTCGCGCGGCGCGGGCAACCGCACCGGCAGGTCCGCCACGACGGACGCGGGCGAGCCGGAGAGCACCAGGATCCGGTCGCCCAGGTACACGCTCTCGTCGATGTCGTGGGTGACCACCAGCACCGTCGTGTCGTGCTCGGCCTTGACCTTGAGCAGCAGGTCCTCCAGCTCGAACCGGGTCTGCGCGTCGACCGACGCGAACGGCTCGTCCATCAGCAGCAGGGCCGGCCGGTAGGCCAGCGCCCGCGCGATCGCGACCCGCTGCTGCATCCCGCCGGAGAGCTGCCACGGGTACTTGCGGTGCGCCTTGGACAGTCCCACCCACTCCAGCGCCTCGGCGGCCCGCGCGCGGCGCGCGGAGCGGCCCAGCGAGCGCTTGAGCGGGAACTCGACGTTCTTCTGCACCGACAGCCACGGGAACAGCGAGCGGCTGTAGTCCTGGAACACCACGGCCAGGTCGTCGGGCACCCCCAGCACCGCGTTGCCGTGCAGGGTCACCTCGCCCCTGGTCGGGCGGACCAGGCCGGAGATGGTGCGCAGCAGCGTGGACTTGCCGCAGCCGGACGGGCCGACCACGCAGACCAGCTCACCCGGCCCCACGGTGAACGAGAGGTCGGCGATGGCGGTGTGGGCACCGTCCTTCGCCTGGTAGGTATGGCCGAGATCGGCCACGGACAACATCGCGGTCATGTCAAGCCTCCACCGTCGCGGGGGTGCGCTCCCGCTTCGGCTGCCACGACAGGGCGCGGCGCTCGAAGACCAGGAGCACGGTGTTGAGGACGTAGCCGAGGACTCCCAGGAGGACGATCCCGGCCCACATGTCGGGGAAGTCGAACTCCCGCTGGGCGACGAGGAGTTGCGACCCGATCCCGTTGTCGGTGCCGACCAGTTCCGAGACGACCATCAGGACCAGGGACAGCGACAGGCTGACCCGGAGCCCGGCGAAGATCTTGGGCGCGGCGGCCGGCAGGACGACACCGAGGACCCATTGCGCCTTGGGGATGCGGAACACCGCCGAGGTCTCGGACTTGGTCGCGTCGACGGAGCGGGCGCCGTCGACGCTGTTGAGCAGGATCGGCCACAGCACGCCGAACACGATCGTGGCGAGCTGCATCTGCGTGCCGACGCTGAAGACCAGCAGGAACACCGGCACCAGGGCCGGCGGGGGGATGGAGCGCAGGAAGGTCAACAGCGGCCCGGCGTACTGCATGGCGGCGGCGGACCGGCCGAGCGCCACGCCGAGCGAGATGCCGATCAGGGCGGCGATGCCCCACCCGGCGAGCAGCCGGCCCAGGCTCGGGAACACGTGCTCGAACACCGTGTCGGTGAGGAACAGGTGGTCCGCGGGACCGGACAGCCACAGCGTCCACGCCGATTCGGCGATCACGGTGGGACGCGGGAAGAACGGGTCGTCGGCCACCCAGGTCAGCAGTTCCCAGACCACGACGAGGCCCGCGAACACCGCCCAGCGCTGGACGAAACGGGTCATGACCGGCCTCCGGTGACCGTGCTCCACGCGACCCAGCGGCGTTGCGCGCGTTCCAGGCCCTCGTTGACCGCGAACCCGATCACACCCGCGACCACGGTCCCGGCCAGGACCAGGTCCATCCGCCCCGCGCCGCTGCGCGCGTCCATGATGAACTGCCCGAGGCCGCCACCGGAACCGCCCGCCAGCAGTTCGACGCTGACCAGCACGACCAGGCAGGTCGTGGCGGCCAACCGGATTCCGGTGAGGACGAACGGCAGCGAACTGGGCAGCGCCACCGAGAACAGCACCCGGACCCGGCCGGTGCCGAACACCCGGGCGGTCTCCACGAGCAGCGGGTCCAGCTCGTCGAGCGCGTAGATCGTGTTGAACAGGATGGGCCACACCGCCGCGTACACGGCGAGCGTGATCTTCAACTCCGGCCCGATGCCGAGGACCAGGATCGCCAGCGGGATCAGCGCCACCGACGGGATCGGCCGCAGGAACTCGACCACCGCGCGGGTCGCGTGCCGCACCGCGGGGACGCTGCCCAGCACCAGTCCCAAGGGGACGGCGATGCCGGCGGACAGTCCCACCGCGATCAGCAGCGCCAGCACGGTCGCGATCACGTCGCGTAAGAACGCCTGGTCGCCCAACAGCCGGGCTAACTCGACCCCCACCACGGAAGGTGGCGGCAGATACTCCGCGGGAACCAGCCGTGACCGGCCGAACAGCTCCCAGATGACGAGGAACCCGGCCACACCGAGCAGTCCTCGGGTGAGCGCACGCACGCGCAACGCCTACTTCCAGTTGATCAACCCCAGCCAACGCGGCTCAATCTAGAGAGTCGGCACCCATCGCGACAATGAGTGCACGACAAATCACTGTCACGAATGTTCACCGGTCCGGGCGGTGGGCCGCCGGGCCGCCGGCGCCTCCGGCGACCGGCCGGCTAGGGGCACGGCGGGCGGAACGGCAGGTCCGGGAAGTGCCCGCGCCACTCGTCGGCGGTCATCCTGGGGTGGGCGGTCGCGCAGATCCGCTCCTCGACCCGGCGGGGGTCGGTCTCGCGCAGCACGATCGACGTGCCGACCCCGGTGACCAGCGTGTGCCCGTCCGGCCCGAACGCCAGCGGGGTGCCGCCCTCCTTCCCGGACAGCACGGCGACCTCGCGCGGCGGGGCTGTCGCGGCGAGCTCGAACAGGTGCACGTCGCCGTCCGAGGCGGCGGCCGCCGCGAGCGAACCGCCCACCGCCAGCGACCGCACGTCGCCCATCAGGTCGCCGCGCACCACCGAGTCGGGCTGCCCCGGCACCTCCCGCCAGTGCACCGCCCGCCGCCGCTCGTCCACGACCACCGGGTGCCCGCCCGGTCCGACGGCCGCCCGCGAGGACGTGGTGAACCCGATCGCGCCGGGCCTGCGCGCGGGCCGGATCGGGTCGCTCACGTCCCACACCGCGATCCGACCGTCCTGGGTGGAGACCAGCAGCCGGCCGCCGGCCGGGTCGAAGGCGAACTCGGCCACGCCGGGCACCTCGTCGACGGCGGTCCGGGCGCGCGAGACGATCCCCAGCGTGGCGGTGCCGCGCAGGTCGAACCCGCCGCCGGGCGCACCGACCGCGAAGAACGCGCCGTCCGGGCTGAACCGCACGGCGGACCCGCCGGGGAACTCGCCGACCTGCTCGGGCGCGGCCGGGTTGGTGGTCCGCCAGACCCGGGCCACCTGGCCCGCCCCGATCGTGACCAGCCGGTCGCCGCCCGGACTGAGCGCGGCGGCCAGCACCGGGCCGGGGTGCCGGGTCAGCCGCCACGCGGTGCGCAGGCCGCGCGGCCCGGAGATGTCGGCCAGCCGCAGCACCCCCTCGACGTCGAGGGTGAGGGCGAGGCCGCGCCCGGCGGCGACGTCGACCGCCCGGATCCGGGTCGGCTGGCCCAGCGGCAGGTCGGCGAAGTCCATCAGCCGGGCGGTCCCGTCCAGGCCCGCGACGACCACCGCCCGCCCGCCGACGCCGAGCGCGAGCGTGTCGCCGAGCCGGCCGGTCAGGTCGGTGAGCAGCGCGGGCGCGGTCCGGTCGGTCAGGTCCCAGATCCCGCCGGTGCGGTCGTCGGCCCCGACGACCAGCGCGCGCCCGCCCTCGCCCAGCGCGAGCCGGCGGATCACGCCCGAGGCGTGGTCGACCGACGCGGTGCGCACCGGGTGCTCCAGGTCGGCGAAGTCCCACACGTCCACGCCCCGGTCCTCCCCCGCCGTGACGACCACCCGCGCGTCGGCGGCGACCGCGAACGCCGTCGCCCGGCCGTCGTGCGGGGCGAACTCGACCGGCCGGCCGGGGTCGGACAGCCGGCACAGCCGGATCCGCCCGGCGTCCTGGACCAGCAGCACGTCGTCGGTGAGGAACGCCGCGGTGTCCCACGCGGCGCCGGCCAGGCCGGGCAGCGCGCCGAGGTCCGGGCCGGGCACCGGCCGGCGCAGGTCCGCGAGGTCCCACACCACCGGTGAGCGGTGCTGGTAGCCGACCGCCAGGTAACGGCCGCCCGGCGCGAACGCGACCGAGACCGGGCTGTCGTCGACCTCGGGGTGGACCAGCCGGCCCACCTCCCGGGGGTTGCCCGGGTCGGCGACGTCCACCAGCACCGGGTGCCGGCCGGTGACCGCGAGCAGCCGGCCGTCGCGGCGGAACGCCAGGTCCCCCATGCCGGGCACGACACCGCGCCGGACCGGGCGGTGCGGGTCGGCGAAGTCCCACAGGTCGATGTCGGGGTCGGCCCCGTCGCCGACCAGGGCCAGCAGCGACCGGGCCGCGTTCACCTCGAGCCGCCGCCCCGGCGCGACGCGCGTCGAGTACGGCGTGGTGAACGCGTCGAACAGCGCGTCGCGGGTCTCAGGCAGCGGCCGCAGGCGGTGCGCGGCCAGGGTGAGCTGCAACGCGAGCGCCGGGTTCTGGTCACGCAGCCCGGCCGCCTCGCTGAGCACCTTGCGGGCCATCGCGATGTGCAGCTGCTCGGTCGCCGCCAGCTCCGCCCGCCCGGCCCGGACCGTGGACAGGCCCGCCAGCAGCAACAACACCCCGAGCACGCCGATGAGCTGCCGCAACCGCCGGGTGCGCCGGGTCTCGGCGGCGGCGACCGCCTCCTGCGCCCCGATGCTCGCGTCGAGGAACCGGGCCTCGGCCGGGGTCGGCCGGGCGGTGGGGCCCGCCGCCCACTCCCGGGCCACGGCCAGCCGCGCGCCCCGGTAGAGCGAGCCCGGCTCGCGGTCGAAGGCCTCCCACACCCGGGTCGCCTCGGTGAGCATCCGCTGCACCCGCAGCCCCGCCCGGTCCTCGGCGATCCAGTCGCGCAGCCGGGGCCAGCTCCGGATCAGCGCCTCGTGCGCCACCTCGACGGTGTCCCGGTCCAGCACCACCAGCCGGGCGTCGGCCAGCACGGCGAGCACCTCCGGGTGGTCGACCTCGTCGCGGGCCACCCGCCGCTTCACGTCCGCCGAGCCCGCGTCGACCGCCACCAACCGCAGGAACACCTGCTTGGCCAGCGCCCGCCGCGGCTCGGTCAACCCCAGGTAGACGGCTTCCGCGCTGCGCGCCACGGAGTGCTCGACCCCGCCCGCCGCCTCGTACCCGGTCAGCGTCAGCGCCATCCCGCGCCGCCGCCGCCAGGTCTCCAGCAGCGCGTGCGACACCAGCGGCAGCGCGGCCGGCTGGCCCGCCGCGTCCGACACCAGCCGGGTGACCAGCGCCGTCTCGACCTTGCAGCCGGCCGCCGCGGCCGGTTCGACGATCGCCTCGCGCAGCTCGTCGGCGGTCATCGGACCGACCAGGACGTGGCCGCCGCGCAGCGCCGCCACCAGCTCCGGGTAGCGGCCGCAGTGCCCGAGGAAGTCCGCCCGCACGCCGAGCACCACCCGGAGCCGGCTGGTCGGGGCGGCCGCGGCGGTGGTCAGGGCGGCCAGGAACGCGGTCCGCTGCGCCGGGTCCGGGCAGACCGTGAACAGCTCTTCGAGCTGGTCGACCACGAGCAGCAGGTCGTCGTCGCCGGCGACCAGCCGCTGGCGGACCCGCAGGTGCAGGTTCTGCGGGTAGGCGGTGAACTCCTCGACCAGCGACCCCGGTGGTTTCCCGGCGAACGCGGCGACGTGCACCGCCAGCTCCTCGACCGGCCGCGCGCCGGGCGTCACCACCAGCACCGGCCCGGTGGCCCGAGCCGCCAGCCCGGCCCGCAGCAGCGAGGACTTGCCCGAGCCGGACGCGCCGAACACGCCGACGAACCGGCGGTTCGCGACCAGCTCGACCAGCTCGCCCACCAGCCGGTCGCGGCCGAAGAACCGGTCGGCGTCACCCACCTGGAAGGCGGCCAACCCGGCGTACGGGGGCGCGTGCCGGTCGGTCGGGGAGGGAGCGCGGTCGCCGGCGGCGAGTTCCCGCCAGCGCTCCTCCCACCACCCGACGTCCCCGCCGCAGGCCCGCACGTAGGCGAGGGTCACCGCGAGACTGGGCCGCTTGCGGCCGTTCGCCGCCTCCGACAGCGCCGCCGCCGAGTAGTGCGCGTTGCGGCTCAACTGCCGGTAGGTCGGGCTGCCCGCCTGCTCGCGCAACTTGCGCAACTGCCCGGCGAACACGCCCAACTCGCCCGCGCCCTCGTCTAACGGGCTCTCCCGCCTGGCCATCGCCGCCCCCTCGTCACCGGGGGCCGATTGTTCAGAGAAGCCTGTTCAGCGTCCACGCCCCGACACTGAACAACCCGGGTGCCGTAGCAATGGACGTGGTCGGAGGGGGTACGACCAGGGGGAGGGTGGAGGCGCCCGGACCAGGCGCCCGGTCCGGGCGCCTCCACCGCGACGACTACATGCCGACGGCTTTGTACAGCGAGCCGACTTCCTGGCGGTTGAGCACCCGCATCGAGCCGGGGCGCTGGTTGCCCAGCTGCACCTCGCCCACCGCGGTGCGCACCAGGTGCTCGACCGGGTGGCCGACCGCTTCGAGCAGCCGGCGCACGATGTGCTTGCGGCCCTCGTGGATCACGACCTGGACCAGCGCCCGGCCGGGCGCGGAGGAGATCAGCTTGAACGAGTCGACCGTGACCGGGCCGTCCTCCAGCTCGATGCCCGCGCGCAACCGCTTGCCGACGTCCTTGGCGACCGGCCCCGGCACCTCGGCCAGGTAGGTCTTGGACACCCCGTACGACGGGTGCATCAGGCGGTGCGCCAGGTCGCCGTCGTTGGTCAGCAGCAGCAGGCCCTCGGTGTCGGCGTCGAGCCGGCCGACGTGGAAGAGCCGCTCCTTGCGGTTGGCCAGGTAGTCGCCGACGCACGGGCGGTGCGTCTCGTCGTGCATCGTGGACAGCACGCCGCGCGGCTTGTTCAGCACGAGCGTGACCACGTCGTCCTTCAGCACCACGCGCACGCCGTCGACGTGCACGACCGCCTTGTCCGGGTCGATCCGGCGGCCCTGCTCGCGGACCACCTCGCCGTCGACCTGGACGCGGCCCAGGTCGATCAGCTCCTCGGCCACACGTCGAGAGGCGATGCCCGCCTTGGCGAGCACCTTCTGGAGCCGAATCCCTTCGGGTCCCTGGTCAGACATCGTCGATCGCATCCACTTCGGGCAACAGGGGGGCGATCGGCGGCAGGTCGTCGAGCGACGACAGCCCCAACCGCTCCAGGAACAGTTCGGTAGTGCGGTACAGGAGACCGCCCGTGTCGGTGTCGGTGCCCGTCTCGGCGATGAGCCCGCGCGCGACCAGCGTGCGGATCACCCCGTCGACGTTCACCCCGCGCACCGCCGCGATCCGGGCCCGGGTCACGGGCTGCCGGTAGGCGATGACGGCGAGGGTCTCCAAGGCGGCTCGGGTGAGCTTGGCCCGCTGCCCGTCGAGCAGCAGCTTCTCCACGAACGGCGCGAAGCGGTCCCGCGTGTAGAACCGCCAGCCGTCGCCGATTCTACGCAGGTCGATACCGCTGCGCTGGTCGGTGTACCGCGCGGCCATCGCGTGCAGGGCCCTGGTGACGCGCTTCACCGGCTGCTCGAACACGCCGGCGAGCTGCTTCTCGTCGATCGGGGTGTCCACGACGAGCAGCACGGACTCCAGCGCGCCCTCGAACTCCCGGTCGTCGGTGAGGTCCGGCAACCCCTCGACCGCCTCCGCCGCCGGGTCCGGCTCCGCGACCGGGTCCGCGTCGACCGGCGCGGGGAACAGCCCGTCGTCGGCCACGGGCTGATCCGCGGTGGTCTGGCCTGCGGTGGTCTGGCCTGCGGTGGTCTGGCCTGCGGTGGTCTGGCCTGCGGTGGTCTGGCCTGCGGTGGTCTGGTCGGCCGCGGTTCCCGGCTCGGTCACCCGTACTCCTCGTCCTCGTCCCGGGCCTGCGCCCCGGCGTCCTCGACCTCGCCGCCGACCCACGTGATCCGCAGCTCGCCCAGCGGGTCGGGCTGGTCGAAGGCCAGCGCCCGCTCCCGGTACAGCTCCAGCAGCGCGAGGAACCGGGCCACGACCTCCATCGTCTCGGTGCACTCCGCCACCACCTCGGCGAAGGTCATGGTGCCGCGCTCGGCGAGCAGCCCGCGCAGCAGCCCGGCGTGCTCGCGCACCGAGATCCGGTGCTGGTGGACGTGCGAGGTGGACACCGTGCGCACCGGTCGGGGCCGGAACACCACCGCGGCGATCTCGCTGAAGCGCCGCGCGTCCACCCCGAGCATCACCTCGGGCAGCAGCCCCTCGTAGCGCACCTCCAGCGCCACCGACCGGGGGTAGCGCCGGTACGCGCCCTGCTCCAGCTCCCCGAACAGCGCCGCGACCTGCTTGTACGCCCGGTACTGGAGCAGCCGCGCGAACAGCAGGTCGCGCGCTTCCAGCAGGGCCAGGTCCTCTTCGTCCTCGACGTCGCCCGCGGGCAGCAGCCGGGCCGCCTTGAGGTCGAGCAGGGTGGCCGCGATGACCAGGAACTCGGTCGTCTCGTCCAGGTCCCAGCCGTCGCCCAGCGCCCGGATGTAGGCGATGAAGTCGTCGGTGACCTGGTGCAGCGCCACCTCGGTGACGTCCAGCGTGTGCTGCGAGATCAGCTGCAGCAGCAGGTCGAACGGGCCCTCGAAGTTGGTCAGCTTGACCTTGAAGCGACCGTCCGCGACGGGGTCGTCGGCGGGGGGCCCGGCGGCGGCCGGGGCGTCGGGTGGAGCGCCGCTCACCGCTCGCGCAACCTACGGACCAGCAACGAGTCCTCGCCGAGCTCTTCGAGGTCGTCGAGCACTATCGCGATGGCCTCGCGGACCACCCGACCCCGGTCGACGGCCAGGCCGTGCTCGCCGCGCAGCTCCAGCCGGGCGCGCTCCAGGGCGAGCAGCTCCTCGTCCGAGACGTACACGGTGATCTTGGTCGAGTGCTTCTGCCGGCCGGTGCCCCGGCGCGGGGCCTGCTCCTCCTCGGTGGGCTGCGCGGGCACCGCGTCGAACACCGCGGGACTGGTGAGGCGGAACAGCTCGGACGCGCCCGGCAGCGAGGGGCGACGGGTCACCGGGCGATCACCTCGCGCGCCAGCGCGCGGTAGGCCTTCGCGCCCGCCGAGCGGGGCGCCCACCGGGTGATCGGCTCGCCGGCGACGGTCGTCTCCGGGAACCGGACGGTGCGGTTGATCACCGTGTCGAACACCACCTCGCCGAACGCCTCGACCACGCGCGCCATCACCTCGCGGGAGTGCAGGGTGCGCGGGTCGTACATGGTGGCGAGGATTCCGGTGATCTCGAGCTTCGGGTTCAACCGCTCCCTGACCTTCTCGATGGTGTCTATCAGCAGCGCGACGCCGCGCAGGCTGAAGAACTCGCACTCCAGCGGGATGAGGACGCCGTCGGCCGCCGCCAGCGCGTTGACCGTGAGCAGCCCGAGCGAGGGCTGGCAGTCGACCAGCACGTAGTCGTAGTGGTCGATGACCGGGCGCAGGGTGCGGACCAGGGTGTGCTCGCGGCCCACCTCCGACACCAGCTGGATCTCCGCCGCCGACAGGTCGATGTTGCTGGGCAGCAGGTCCATGCCCTCGACGTGGGTCTGCATGATCACGTCGCGGACCGTCACGTCGCGTTCCATGATCACGTTGTAGATGGTCTGGTCGAGCTGGTGCGGGTGCACGCCCAGGCCCACCGACAGCGCGCCCTGCGGGTCGAAGTCGACCAGCAGCACGCGGCGGCCGTACTCGCTCAGCGCCGCGCCCAGGTTGATCGTGGACGTGGTCTTGCCGACCCCGCCCTTCTGGTTGCAGATGGCCAGGATCTTGGCCGGCCCGTGGTGGGCGATCAGCGGCGGTTCGGACACGACGCGCAAGGGTCGCCCGGTGGGGCCTATCTCGCCCGCCGACTGCTCCGCGGCGTCCTCGTCGGCCGGCGCGGCGTGCGGGGCGAGGCTCAGTTCGACCGACGCCCTGGGCACACCGGACGGTGGCGTGGGCGGCGGAGGGCCGCCCCACGGGCCCGCGTGTTCCGGTGTCGACATCGCCTTCCCGATTCCTAGTCCTCTGCCTGGGCGCAGCCTAGGCACACCGCCGGGACCCGGCAACGCGCCTCGCCGCAGCACGGACGAGCAGTTCTCAACGCACGGCGGTGGTCCGATCGGCGGCCCGGAGCACCACGTCGAGCAGCCCGGGGAACAGCGCGTCCAGGTCTTCGCGGCGCAGCGACACCCACCGCTGGTTCCCGCACGCCCTGGTCCGGGTGACGCCCGCCTCGCGCAGCACCCGCAGGTGCTGGGACAGCGTCGACTTGGCGACGTCCACGGCGAGCGCGCCGCAGCAGCGCTCCCCGTCGGCCTCGATCTGGAGGACGACGGCCAGCCGGGTCGGGTCGCTCAGCGCGTGCAGCACCGCGCAGAGGTCGATGTCGGCGGCCTGCGGCTCGTCGATGGTGGGCACCGGCACGGCTCCTCCAGCTTGTCGCGTCCGGGGTGGGGCTTGTGTTCTACGTGGTCGGCTGCGGGATGTCACCCCCTGCACACATCACCCGAAAGGCTGACGTCCGAGTGGGTTGCCCCACAGTACCCGTGGGGGTCTCATGTTCCACCGGTCGCGCGGGGGTGCGCGGTCGCGTAGACCTCGCGCAGGGTGGTGACCGTGACCAGGGTGTAGACCTGGGTGGTGGTCACCGAGGCGTGGCCCAGCAGCTCCTGCACCACCCGCACGTCCGCGCCGCCCTCCAGCAGGTGGGTGGCGAACGAGTGGCGCAGGGTGTGCGGCGAGACCTCGGCGGTGATGCCCGCCCGTCGCGCCGCCGTCTTGAGCACCTGCCACGCCGTCTGCCGGGACAGCCGGCCGCCCCGGGCGTTGAGGAACAGCGCCGGCGTGCCGCGCTTGACCAGGCCCGGCCGGGCCCGCACCAGGTAGGCCTCCAGCGCGGCCAGCGCCGGGCGGCCCACCGGCACCAGCCGCTGCTTGCCGCCCTTGCCGTCGAGCAGCACGGTCCGCTCGGTGGTGTCCACGTCGTCCACGTCCAGCCCCACCACCTCGGAGATCCGCGCGCCGCTGGAGTACAGCAGTTCCAGCAGGGCCCGGTCGCGCGGTGTGCCGGGCACGTCCAGCAGCCGCAGCACGTCGTCCACCGGCAGCGCCTTGGGCAGCCGGCGCGGCGGCGTTGGTGGGCGCACGGCCCGCGCCGGGTCGTCCGGCACGAGACCTTCCAGGTGTGCGAATTTGTGCAGCCCGCGCACCGCGACCAGGGTGCGCGCGGCCGACGACTCGGCCAGCCCCGCCTCGCGCAGGCTCGCCAGGAAGTCCCCCACCAGTGCCTCGGTCACCCCGGCGAGCCGGTCCACGCCGCGCGCGTCGAGGTGCTCGGCGTAGCGGCGCAGGTCGCGGGTGTAGGAGTCGAGCGTGTTGCGGGACGTGCCGCGCTCCACCGCCAGGTGGTCGAGGAAGGCCGTGATCGCGTCCCGCGCGGTCGGGTCGCTCACAGCTGCGCCAGCGGCACGTGCGGCAGGTTGTGCGCCCTGGCGACCTCGGCCTGCACGATCGAGCCGCGCACCGCGTTCACGCCCTTGGCCAGCGCCGGGTCGTCCGCCACGGCCTGCCGGAAACCCTTGTCCGCCAGTGCGGTCACATACGGCAGTGTGACGTTCGCGAGCGCCCACGTCGAGGTGTGCGGCACCGCGCCGGGCATGTTGGCCACGCAGTAGAACAGCGAGCCGTGCACCCGGAAGGTCGGGTCGTCGTGCGTGGTCGGGCGCGAGTCGGCGAAGCAGCCGCCCTGGTCGATCGCGATGTCGACCAGGACCGAGCCCGGCCGCATGGTCGACACCAGGTGGTTGTCCACCAGCCGGGGCGCCTTCGCACCGGGCACCAGCACCGCGCCGATCACCAGGTCGGCCCACCGGCACGCCTGCTCCACCTCGTAGGCGTTGCTGGCGACGGTCTGCAGGTGGCCGCGGTAGGTGAAGTCGATCTGCCGCAGCCGGTTGACGTTGGTGTCGAGCACCACCACCTCGGCCTGAAGCCCGAGCGCGATCGCGGCGGCGTTCATCCCGGCCACGCCCGCGCCCAGCACCGCGACCTTGCCCGCCGGGACGCCCGGCACACCGCCGAGCAGCACGCCCCGGCCGCCCTGGTTGCGCTCCAGGCAGTGCGCGCCGACCTGCGCGGCCATCCGCCCGGCGACCTCGCTCATCGGGGCGAGCAGCGGCAGCGACCCGTCCGGCAGCTGCACGGTCTCGTAGGCGATCGCATCGATACCGGAGGCGACG is a window of Saccharothrix espanaensis DSM 44229 DNA encoding:
- a CDS encoding nSTAND1 domain-containing NTPase, which codes for MARRESPLDEGAGELGVFAGQLRKLREQAGSPTYRQLSRNAHYSAAALSEAANGRKRPSLAVTLAYVRACGGDVGWWEERWRELAAGDRAPSPTDRHAPPYAGLAAFQVGDADRFFGRDRLVGELVELVANRRFVGVFGASGSGKSSLLRAGLAARATGPVLVVTPGARPVEELAVHVAAFAGKPPGSLVEEFTAYPQNLHLRVRQRLVAGDDDLLLVVDQLEELFTVCPDPAQRTAFLAALTTAAAAPTSRLRVVLGVRADFLGHCGRYPELVAALRGGHVLVGPMTADELREAIVEPAAAAGCKVETALVTRLVSDAAGQPAALPLVSHALLETWRRRRGMALTLTGYEAAGGVEHSVARSAEAVYLGLTEPRRALAKQVFLRLVAVDAGSADVKRRVARDEVDHPEVLAVLADARLVVLDRDTVEVAHEALIRSWPRLRDWIAEDRAGLRVQRMLTEATRVWEAFDREPGSLYRGARLAVAREWAAGPTARPTPAEARFLDASIGAQEAVAAAETRRTRRLRQLIGVLGVLLLLAGLSTVRAGRAELAATEQLHIAMARKVLSEAAGLRDQNPALALQLTLAAHRLRPLPETRDALFDAFTTPYSTRVAPGRRLEVNAARSLLALVGDGADPDIDLWDFADPHRPVRRGVVPGMGDLAFRRDGRLLAVTGRHPVLVDVADPGNPREVGRLVHPEVDDSPVSVAFAPGGRYLAVGYQHRSPVVWDLADLRRPVPGPDLGALPGLAGAAWDTAAFLTDDVLLVQDAGRIRLCRLSDPGRPVEFAPHDGRATAFAVAADARVVVTAGEDRGVDVWDFADLEHPVRTASVDHASGVIRRLALGEGGRALVVGADDRTGGIWDLTDRTAPALLTDLTGRLGDTLALGVGGRAVVVAGLDGTARLMDFADLPLGQPTRIRAVDVAAGRGLALTLDVEGVLRLADISGPRGLRTAWRLTRHPGPVLAAALSPGGDRLVTIGAGQVARVWRTTNPAAPEQVGEFPGGSAVRFSPDGAFFAVGAPGGGFDLRGTATLGIVSRARTAVDEVPGVAEFAFDPAGGRLLVSTQDGRIAVWDVSDPIRPARRPGAIGFTTSSRAAVGPGGHPVVVDERRRAVHWREVPGQPDSVVRGDLMGDVRSLAVGGSLAAAAASDGDVHLFELAATAPPREVAVLSGKEGGTPLAFGPDGHTLVTGVGTSIVLRETDPRRVEERICATAHPRMTADEWRGHFPDLPFRPPCP
- a CDS encoding pseudouridine synthase, with the protein product MSDQGPEGIRLQKVLAKAGIASRRVAEELIDLGRVQVDGEVVREQGRRIDPDKAVVHVDGVRVVLKDDVVTLVLNKPRGVLSTMHDETHRPCVGDYLANRKERLFHVGRLDADTEGLLLLTNDGDLAHRLMHPSYGVSKTYLAEVPGPVAKDVGKRLRAGIELEDGPVTVDSFKLISSAPGRALVQVVIHEGRKHIVRRLLEAVGHPVEHLVRTAVGEVQLGNQRPGSMRVLNRQEVGSLYKAVGM
- the scpB gene encoding SMC-Scp complex subunit ScpB, whose product is MTEPGTAADQTTAGQTTAGQTTAGQTTAGQTTAGQTTADQPVADDGLFPAPVDADPVAEPDPAAEAVEGLPDLTDDREFEGALESVLLVVDTPIDEKQLAGVFEQPVKRVTRALHAMAARYTDQRSGIDLRRIGDGWRFYTRDRFAPFVEKLLLDGQRAKLTRAALETLAVIAYRQPVTRARIAAVRGVNVDGVIRTLVARGLIAETGTDTDTGGLLYRTTELFLERLGLSSLDDLPPIAPLLPEVDAIDDV
- a CDS encoding segregation and condensation protein A, whose product is MSGAPPDAPAAAGPPADDPVADGRFKVKLTNFEGPFDLLLQLISQHTLDVTEVALHQVTDDFIAYIRALGDGWDLDETTEFLVIAATLLDLKAARLLPAGDVEDEEDLALLEARDLLFARLLQYRAYKQVAALFGELEQGAYRRYPRSVALEVRYEGLLPEVMLGVDARRFSEIAAVVFRPRPVRTVSTSHVHQHRISVREHAGLLRGLLAERGTMTFAEVVAECTETMEVVARFLALLELYRERALAFDQPDPLGELRITWVGGEVEDAGAQARDEDEEYG